Proteins from a single region of Spirochaetaceae bacterium:
- a CDS encoding nitronate monooxygenase codes for MNTRSEHLTNAATLALRTPVCERIGIEYPVFQAGMGWVARAELAAAVSEAGGLGVIGAGTDMAADELRRQIAATRELTDKPFGVDILFATVRATGSEAARYTDAVQEMVQVVLDERVPVLISGLGSPAAAVPEAHARGIFVMSVVGAVRHAVKAVAGGVDAVIASGCDGGGHVGTIGTAVLIPAVADAVDVPVLAGGGLADGRALVAALALGAQGVWMGTRFVASEEAHAHGNYKGKIVATSEAGTVVTRAHSGKPCRMIRNEFTDSWEARQDAIEPYPLQALHVGHAASELGRHRGDTDHGVLPAGQSTGLIRAVKPAGQVVRDVIAEAGAALERLAQVSGQGRP; via the coding sequence ATGAACACTCGCTCGGAACATCTGACCAATGCAGCGACGCTCGCGCTGCGTACGCCGGTCTGTGAGCGGATCGGGATCGAGTACCCGGTGTTTCAGGCCGGCATGGGGTGGGTGGCCCGGGCGGAGCTGGCGGCCGCGGTGTCGGAGGCGGGCGGGCTCGGCGTGATCGGCGCCGGCACCGACATGGCGGCGGACGAGTTGCGGCGCCAGATCGCGGCGACCCGGGAGCTGACCGACAAGCCGTTCGGGGTGGACATCCTGTTCGCGACCGTGCGGGCTACGGGCAGCGAGGCGGCGCGCTACACCGACGCGGTGCAGGAGATGGTGCAGGTGGTGCTGGACGAGCGCGTGCCGGTGCTGATTTCCGGCCTGGGCAGCCCGGCGGCGGCGGTTCCGGAGGCGCACGCGCGCGGCATCTTCGTGATGTCGGTGGTGGGCGCGGTACGGCACGCGGTGAAGGCGGTGGCCGGCGGGGTGGACGCCGTGATCGCCTCCGGCTGCGACGGCGGTGGCCACGTGGGCACGATCGGCACCGCGGTGCTGATTCCGGCGGTGGCGGATGCGGTCGACGTGCCGGTGCTGGCCGGCGGCGGGCTGGCCGACGGGCGCGCCCTGGTGGCGGCCTTGGCCCTGGGCGCGCAGGGCGTGTGGATGGGCACCCGCTTCGTGGCGTCCGAGGAGGCGCACGCGCACGGCAACTACAAGGGCAAGATCGTGGCCACCTCGGAGGCGGGTACCGTGGTCACGCGCGCCCACAGCGGCAAGCCGTGCCGGATGATCCGCAACGAGTTCACCGACTCGTGGGAGGCGCGCCAGGACGCGATCGAGCCCTACCCGCTGCAGGCGCTGCACGTCGGCCACGCCGCTTCCGAGCTGGGCCGCCACCGCGGCGACACCGACCACGGCGTGCTGCCGGCCGGGCAGAGCACCGGCCTCATTCGCGCGGTCAAGCCGGCCGGACAGGTGGTGCGCGACGTGATAGCCGAGGCCGGCGCCGCCCTGGAGCGCCTCGCTCAGGTAAGCGGGCAAGGACGTCCGTAA
- a CDS encoding GNAT family N-acetyltransferase: MGALTGPQPLNPGHDVSRFDCGAASINTWLRRKARLNEAKGGARTYVVCDGDSVVAFYSLAASSVERRRVSSRVGRSMPEPIPVILLGQLAVDEAHQGVGLGSDLLVDAAKRSLAAADVIGARAIVVQALDDRAAEFSQRWGFRPFSEHEPLMLILRISELSVALHG, translated from the coding sequence GTGGGAGCGCTGACCGGTCCGCAGCCGCTGAATCCCGGTCACGACGTATCGCGGTTCGACTGCGGCGCAGCCAGCATCAATACCTGGCTGCGCCGGAAGGCTCGGCTCAACGAAGCCAAGGGCGGCGCCAGGACGTACGTCGTGTGTGACGGAGACAGCGTGGTGGCCTTCTACAGTCTGGCGGCCAGTTCCGTGGAGCGACGCAGGGTGTCGTCTCGAGTCGGCCGGAGCATGCCTGAGCCGATCCCCGTGATCCTGTTGGGACAGCTTGCGGTAGACGAGGCACATCAAGGAGTGGGGCTGGGATCCGACCTGCTGGTCGATGCCGCGAAGAGATCGTTGGCCGCCGCCGATGTGATCGGAGCGCGTGCCATTGTCGTCCAGGCGCTTGACGATCGAGCGGCGGAATTCTCCCAGCGTTGGGGGTTCCGTCCGTTTTCGGAACACGAGCCGCTCATGTTGATCCTGCGCATCTCCGAGCTGAGCGTTGCTCTGCACGGGTGA
- a CDS encoding DUF1778 domain-containing protein: MKDERLALIDRAAAIRGVTRTEFVLRSSEAAAIEALNERPVIALGDEAYAAFVAALDGPVEPNNRLQELFGRRPQWER; encoded by the coding sequence ATGAAAGATGAACGCTTGGCGCTGATCGATCGTGCGGCGGCGATCCGTGGGGTCACGCGGACCGAGTTCGTACTGCGTTCGAGCGAGGCGGCGGCGATCGAGGCGCTGAATGAGCGACCGGTTATCGCGCTCGGCGATGAAGCGTACGCCGCGTTCGTCGCTGCACTCGATGGGCCGGTGGAGCCGAACAACCGCTTGCAGGAATTGTTTGGGCGCCGGCCGCAGTGGGAGCGCTGA
- a CDS encoding DUF2442 domain-containing protein, whose product MSISTVEVRVRDASSVAIDDDTLTADLSDGRTISVPLTWYPRLVHATVGERCNWRLVGRGFGIHWPDLDEDVSVEGLLAGRPSGESQRSFKRWLEARKRE is encoded by the coding sequence ATGAGTATTTCAACCGTTGAAGTGCGTGTCCGCGACGCCTCGAGCGTGGCGATTGACGACGACACTCTTACCGCTGACCTCAGCGATGGCCGCACCATTTCGGTACCGCTGACGTGGTATCCCCGGCTCGTGCATGCAACAGTGGGGGAGCGATGCAACTGGAGGCTGGTCGGCAGAGGCTTTGGCATCCACTGGCCCGACCTCGACGAGGATGTCAGCGTTGAGGGTTTGCTGGCTGGCAGGCCCTCGGGGGAGAGCCAGCGATCGTTCAAGCGTTGGCTGGAAGCGAGGAAGCGTGAATGA
- a CDS encoding type II toxin-antitoxin system VapB family antitoxin, whose amino-acid sequence MPLNIKDDDTHALAKRLAGVTGESLTKAVKRAIQDR is encoded by the coding sequence ATGCCGTTGAACATCAAGGACGACGATACCCACGCATTGGCGAAGCGGCTCGCAGGTGTGACCGGCGAGTCTCTCACAAAGGCGGTAAAGCGGGCCATCCAGGATCGTTAG